The sequence below is a genomic window from Streptococcus pantholopis.
AATCCCTGAATTTCAGCCTTTCAGAAGCACAATCGGATAAAAGCAATCTGGAGAGTTTTGTTCGTCAGACTTTTTTTCATTATCATGATAGCGATTATGCACTGGCGAATATGATAGCCGATTTTGAAACAGATTTGCTGAGTTTTTTTCGTTCAGACCTTCCCTTATCAGCTGCTGTTTTTGACATGGTTGCCCTGCAGCTTTTAGGTTTTATTCCCCGCCTTGATTTTACGGATACAGCTGCCTTTGTCCGTGAGATGGGTTTTCCTGTACATTATCGAAGCGGTCAGGTGATTCCGGCTCTCTATCGCCTTTTGCTTTGCCGGATGAAAAAAGGCATGACTTTGCTGGATGACCTTGTCAGCAAGGGACTGCTTCCGTTGGATAACAGCTACCGTTTTTTTAATGGAAAGAGTTTAGCAACCTTTGATACGGGCCGGCTTATCCGCGAAGCTGTATATGTGGAAACACCGCTTGATACAGATAATGACGGTCAGCTTGATTTGGTTAAAGTTTTTATTATCCGCCATGCTACACAGCATAAACTCCCTGTGATTATGACGGCCAGTCCTTACCATCAGGGGGTCAATATTCCTGCTAATGATAAAAGACTTCATAAGATGGAAGGGGAGCTTTCTGTCAAACAGACCGGAGCCATCACTGTACAGGAAAGTGAAACAGCTGTTTTACCAGTCCCTGACAACTCTCAGCCGATCGGCCAGGCAGAAGAAACCTTCAGCTATACTGACAGTTACGGTCTTAATGATTACCTTTTGGCTCGCGGATTTGCCAATATCTATGTTTCTGGGATAGGGACTGCAGGATCTGATGGTTTTATGACCAGCGGCGATTATAGGCAGATTGAGAGTTTTAAGGCTGTCATTGACTGGCTGAATGGCAGAAATACAGCTTATTCCAGCCACAGGCGTGATAAAAAGGTCTTGGCTGATTGGGCCAGCGGTTTGGTTGCAACGACAGGGAAATCCTATTTGGGAACCTTGTCAACGGGTCTCGCAACGACTGGTGTGGACGGCCTTAAGGTGATTATTGCTGAGTCTGGTATTTCTTCTTGGTATGATTATTATCGGGAAAACGGGCTGGTTTGCAGCCCGGGAGGTTATCCGGGGGAAGACTTGGACGTGCTGACGGAGTTGACCTATTCCCGTAATTTACTGCCTGGGGACAGTCTGCGCAACAACGATGCCTATCAAAGCTGGCTTGACGGTCAGTCGGCCTGCCTCGACCGCATAAATGGTGATTACAATCAGTACTGGCATGATCGCAATTATCTGCCCTATGCCCATAAAATAAATTGTACTGCTGTCTACACTCATGGTCTGCAAGATTGGAATGTAAAGCCCCGTCAGGTTTATAAGATAGTTAAGGCGCTGCCTGCTCATATTCAAAAGCATCTTTTTCTTCATCAGGGTGAGCATGTTTACCTGCATAATTGGCAGTCAATCGACTTTCGCGAAAGTATGAACACACTCTTATCTGAGAAAATGCTGGGGCAAAATCATCATCTGGACCTGCCGGCTGTTATTTGGCAGGACAACAGAAGTGAGCAGACCTGGCAGAGTCTGGAAAGCTTTGGTGGGGGAGATGCTCAAATCCGACTGCCGCTGGGCAATAAGAAGCAGCCTATCCATAACCGTTATGAGGCAGCGGATTTTGCCCACTATGGTAAAGACTTCAACGATTTCAAGGCGGATTTATTCGCCGGCAGAGCTAATCAAATCACAGTCGATTTTCAATTAGAGAATGATATCTTTCTGAATGGTGAAATAAGGCTGGACCTTGCATTAAAATCAAACTGCAACAAAGGTCTCATTTCTGCACAGCTTCTTGATTACGGTATGAAAAAAAGGCTGACAGACCGGCCGCATCTTATCGAATCGGCTGCCATCGATAACGGACAAAATTTTGCCCGCGAAGACCTGCGTGAACTGCCTTTGCAAGCGACGCCGCACCGAGTGATTACTAAAGGCGTTCTTAATCTCCAAAACAGGACAGATTTACTGCTTGTTGAGGCTGTTGAACCGGATGCTTGGATGAGGGTTTCTCTTAAACTGCAGCCCAGTCTATATAAACTTTTAAAGGGCGATACCTTGCGTCTTTTGCTCTATACCACCGACTTTGAGCACACTGTTCGCGATAACAGCGACTACACTCTGACGGTTGACCTTGCTCAATCCTATATGGCTATTCCTGTCAATGCCGAATGAGTTTCAGACAGGTTTCTTGCAGCTACTTCTAAATGCCGCTTGCTCAGAACAAAACCATCTGTAACATGAACAAACGAGCTAGGCCATTCGCCTAACTCGTTTTTTAAGGGCACTGTTTTTGAAACTTATGTTTAAAAAAATGCTTCAATATCAGCCTGGCTGATTCCAATCATCGGGTCAATTGTTAACAGATTATCTTCGGTTAATCTGAAGCTATCAGTTTGCTGATTTGAGGCAGACGGTGTCTTCTTATCACTTTCTCTTTCAGTACTGCTTTCGGGAAAATTCTGCTTTTCATTGGCAGCCGCATTTTTCTGACTGCTTTGCTGAAAGCGCTCGACCAAATAGGTTTTGCGCATAGCGCCTTGCGTTTTAACAGCTGTATCAAAGGCCGACAGTTCTCCCAGCATAACCAGTTTGCTTTTGGAGCGGGTAATGGCAGTGTAAATCAGGTTGCGCTGCAAGAGGCGGCCGCTCTGATGGGTTACAGGCAGGATAACAACCTGAAATTCACTGCCCTGCGATTTGTGGATACTCATCGCATAAGCCAATGTCAGTTTATGCCATTCATTGCGGGGGTAAGTGAGCTCTGTTCCATCAAAACGGACCGCAATTTCATCTTGTTTGGACTCAGTATACTTAGCGGGAATCAAATCGTCAATATAACCGATATCCCCATTAAAAACATTCAGCTCAGCATCATTGAGCAAATGGAGCACCTTATCATTTTTTCGGAAACGAGTCTCATTAAAAAGGAATTCTACAGTATCGTCTAAGGGATTGAGAAGATCCT
It includes:
- a CDS encoding Xaa-Pro dipeptidyl-peptidase; the encoded protein is MKYNQYSYLSVSQERMLSELKSLNFSLSEAQSDKSNLESFVRQTFFHYHDSDYALANMIADFETDLLSFFRSDLPLSAAVFDMVALQLLGFIPRLDFTDTAAFVREMGFPVHYRSGQVIPALYRLLLCRMKKGMTLLDDLVSKGLLPLDNSYRFFNGKSLATFDTGRLIREAVYVETPLDTDNDGQLDLVKVFIIRHATQHKLPVIMTASPYHQGVNIPANDKRLHKMEGELSVKQTGAITVQESETAVLPVPDNSQPIGQAEETFSYTDSYGLNDYLLARGFANIYVSGIGTAGSDGFMTSGDYRQIESFKAVIDWLNGRNTAYSSHRRDKKVLADWASGLVATTGKSYLGTLSTGLATTGVDGLKVIIAESGISSWYDYYRENGLVCSPGGYPGEDLDVLTELTYSRNLLPGDSLRNNDAYQSWLDGQSACLDRINGDYNQYWHDRNYLPYAHKINCTAVYTHGLQDWNVKPRQVYKIVKALPAHIQKHLFLHQGEHVYLHNWQSIDFRESMNTLLSEKMLGQNHHLDLPAVIWQDNRSEQTWQSLESFGGGDAQIRLPLGNKKQPIHNRYEAADFAHYGKDFNDFKADLFAGRANQITVDFQLENDIFLNGEIRLDLALKSNCNKGLISAQLLDYGMKKRLTDRPHLIESAAIDNGQNFAREDLRELPLQATPHRVITKGVLNLQNRTDLLLVEAVEPDAWMRVSLKLQPSLYKLLKGDTLRLLLYTTDFEHTVRDNSDYTLTVDLAQSYMAIPVNAE